In one Niallia taxi genomic region, the following are encoded:
- a CDS encoding sporulation protein has translation MSIFKKALASVGVGAAKIDAVLDKRDYMPGERLEGEINIVGGNVEQNIEAIYVRLYTEYEVEHDDKKETRTALIGEFLAAGAFTINIKEKKVIPFSSTLPYDIPYSIGKTKVWISTGLDIKQAIDPSDVDPINIIPSPLADEVFRAFQELGFKMKSGVCKEAGRRHQLRLPFVQEFEFIPVTGDFRGKLDEVELVILSSGENVMEVMLQIDRKARGLSGLFAEALDMDESYVSLSIHKHELPGLKNKLYQLINKYA, from the coding sequence ATGTCTATATTTAAAAAGGCGTTGGCAAGTGTTGGGGTAGGTGCTGCTAAAATTGATGCAGTACTGGATAAGAGGGATTATATGCCAGGTGAAAGGCTAGAGGGAGAAATAAATATTGTTGGCGGTAATGTGGAGCAGAATATTGAAGCGATTTATGTAAGACTGTATACAGAGTATGAAGTGGAACATGATGATAAAAAAGAAACACGCACCGCTCTGATAGGTGAATTTTTGGCAGCAGGCGCCTTCACGATAAATATAAAGGAAAAGAAGGTAATTCCATTTTCTAGTACTCTTCCATATGATATTCCTTATTCCATAGGCAAAACAAAAGTATGGATTTCAACAGGCCTTGATATCAAGCAAGCCATTGATCCTAGCGATGTAGATCCAATTAATATTATTCCATCTCCGCTTGCTGACGAAGTGTTTCGTGCATTTCAAGAATTAGGCTTTAAAATGAAAAGCGGTGTTTGCAAGGAGGCAGGCAGGCGGCATCAGCTGAGACTGCCATTTGTACAGGAATTTGAATTCATCCCAGTTACAGGAGACTTTCGAGGGAAGCTGGATGAAGTGGAGCTTGTGATTTTGTCTTCTGGCGAAAATGTAATGGAAGTAATGCTGCAAATTGACAGGAAAGCGCGAGGACTTTCTGGCTTATTCGCAGAAGCTCTTGATATGGATGAAAGCTATGTATCATTAAGCATTCACAAACATGAGTTGCCAGGACTGAAGAACAAACTTTACCAACTGATTAATAAATATGCCTAA